The following proteins are encoded in a genomic region of Candidatus Woesearchaeota archaeon:
- a CDS encoding DNA topoisomerase VI produces MKKKLNKREGIVQKLVGAAKEVYDAVKKKRAPSLSVPIRALSNVRYDEKRGFFDLEGKEKTRVLSAGTVKTFAQTLKMMALSKELALTGDNATKREAYYVSKNWSDARFKEQAESDTIMDDIEAMLRVNREQLGFKPEEKGGDVAGDLVVVDVDPASGKEIKIDCKRFGSGAYSIPSSVEDLRFETKAKFVLAIETAGMFERLNKQGFWKKQNCILISMGGVPTRACRRFIRRLSDEQGLPVYVFTDGDPYGFLNIYRTLKVGSGNAAHINEFFCVPRAKFLGITPQDIIAYKLPTHPLKDVDVKRIKDGLKNDPFVQHHVSWQRALKQLMQMKVRAEQQALAKHGLNFVVTDYLPQKLQDNSSWLD; encoded by the coding sequence ATGAAGAAGAAGTTGAATAAGCGGGAAGGTATTGTGCAGAAGCTGGTCGGCGCGGCTAAGGAGGTATACGACGCGGTGAAGAAGAAGCGCGCACCTTCCTTGTCGGTTCCTATTCGTGCGCTCTCTAACGTCCGGTATGATGAGAAGCGCGGTTTTTTTGATTTAGAGGGGAAGGAGAAGACGCGTGTGCTTTCCGCCGGAACGGTGAAGACGTTTGCACAGACGCTGAAGATGATGGCGCTTAGCAAGGAGCTTGCCTTGACTGGTGATAACGCGACGAAGAGGGAGGCGTATTATGTTTCTAAGAACTGGAGTGATGCGCGGTTTAAGGAGCAGGCCGAGTCTGACACGATCATGGATGATATTGAAGCGATGTTGCGGGTGAATCGTGAGCAGCTCGGGTTTAAGCCGGAAGAGAAGGGAGGCGACGTCGCAGGCGATTTGGTCGTGGTGGATGTTGATCCTGCTTCCGGGAAAGAGATCAAGATTGATTGCAAACGGTTTGGTTCAGGGGCGTATTCTATTCCTTCCAGCGTGGAGGATTTGCGTTTCGAGACAAAGGCGAAATTCGTGCTTGCTATCGAAACTGCCGGTATGTTTGAGCGCTTGAACAAGCAAGGTTTTTGGAAGAAGCAGAATTGTATTCTTATCAGCATGGGGGGTGTGCCGACGCGGGCGTGCAGGCGGTTTATTAGACGACTCTCGGACGAGCAGGGCCTGCCTGTGTACGTTTTTACTGATGGTGACCCGTATGGTTTTTTGAATATTTACCGGACGCTGAAGGTGGGTTCGGGGAACGCGGCGCATATTAACGAGTTTTTTTGTGTGCCGCGCGCGAAGTTTTTGGGAATCACGCCGCAGGACATCATTGCGTACAAGCTCCCGACACATCCGCTCAAGGATGTTGATGTGAAGCGTATCAAGGACGGTTTGAAGAACGATCCATTCGTTCAGCATCATGTGTCGTGGCAGCGTGCGCTTAAGCAGTTGATGCAGATGAAGGTGAGGGCTGAGCAGCAGGCGCTTGCCAAGCACGGGTTGAATTTTGTTGTAACGGATTACTTGCCTCAAAAGCTTCAGGACAACTCGTCGTGGCTTGATTAA
- a CDS encoding DNA topoisomerase VI subunit B, with protein MKIISASGLPLPKTRLVAACLRGQSSSCCIRSLRRARACALVVFVAPVVCAVLFTFRIVFFCQRFFFSSFFLCCCFLLFFSFSFLVSLFFVQRSARPKSFINGWCGRSGRECAVSVKAEELAKKQRAIGVAEFFERNRHLLGFDNPRKALLTTVKEAVDNALDACEEAGFLPELIVEIVQLGEQRFRIVVEDNGPGIVKAQIPKIFAKLLYGSKFHTRRQQRGQQGIGISAAVMYAQLMTGRSAKIVSKTGKARPAHYYELHIDTQRNEPKVLKDEVREWKKEHGTRIELDLEAVYMKGSTSVDEYLKETAIANPHATIVYVNPKAEQIIFPRATEEAPKLPKEVKPHPYGVELGVLLKMAQQTRAKTLQQFLTSEFSRVSANVAKEICQHAKLLPSKRPVDLGREQVESLYEAIQKTKIIAPSTDCISPIGADVLEKGLRKEVNAEFYAAVTRPPAVYRGNPFQIECAVAYGGAQPGDKQATLLRFANRVPLLYQQGACAMTKAVVQTKWSAYGLKQSNGSLPVAPLTIVVHIASVWVPFTSESKEAIAQYPEIIKEMKLALQEVGRRLGSYVRKKYRVRDELKKRAFIEKYLPHMAGALQELLDLDEKEKERLEKELERILEQKRGKIESLEFDASKNVEFDEAFAKIGRGEDEEEVE; from the coding sequence ATGAAGATAATATCTGCGTCGGGGTTGCCTTTGCCGAAGACGAGGTTGGTCGCTGCGTGTTTGAGGGGGCAGTCGAGCTCTTGTTGTATTCGTTCTTTGAGGCGGGCGAGGGCCTGCGCGTTGGTGGTGTTTGTTGCGCCGGTAGTGTGTGCTGTGTTGTTCACTTTTAGGATTGTTTTTTTTTGTCAGCGTTTTTTTTTCTCTTCTTTTTTCCTTTGTTGTTGCTTCCTTCTTTTTTTTAGTTTCTCTTTTTTAGTTTCTCTTTTTTTTGTGCAAAGAAGCGCCCGCCCCAAAAGTTTTATAAATGGTTGGTGTGGCAGGAGTGGGCGTGAGTGTGCTGTGAGTGTAAAAGCAGAAGAGTTGGCAAAGAAGCAGCGCGCCATTGGCGTCGCGGAGTTCTTTGAGAGAAATCGTCACCTTTTGGGATTTGACAATCCTAGGAAAGCGCTTTTGACCACGGTGAAGGAGGCGGTGGACAATGCGCTGGACGCGTGTGAGGAGGCAGGGTTTTTGCCTGAGCTCATCGTGGAAATCGTGCAATTGGGAGAGCAGCGCTTCCGTATCGTTGTTGAGGATAACGGGCCGGGGATTGTGAAGGCGCAGATTCCGAAGATTTTTGCCAAGCTCTTGTACGGGTCGAAGTTTCACACGAGGCGGCAGCAGCGAGGGCAGCAGGGCATTGGCATTAGTGCTGCGGTGATGTACGCTCAACTCATGACAGGCAGGTCTGCAAAGATAGTATCAAAGACGGGTAAGGCGAGGCCGGCGCATTATTATGAGTTGCATATTGATACGCAGCGTAATGAGCCAAAAGTGCTCAAGGATGAGGTTCGTGAATGGAAAAAGGAGCACGGAACGAGGATTGAGCTTGACTTAGAAGCGGTGTACATGAAAGGGTCGACCAGTGTGGATGAGTACTTGAAGGAAACAGCGATTGCGAACCCGCATGCTACAATCGTGTATGTTAATCCAAAGGCGGAGCAGATTATTTTTCCGCGCGCAACTGAGGAGGCGCCGAAGCTGCCAAAGGAGGTCAAGCCTCATCCGTACGGTGTTGAGTTGGGTGTTTTGCTCAAGATGGCTCAGCAGACGCGGGCGAAGACGCTTCAGCAGTTCTTGACGTCGGAGTTCAGCAGGGTTTCTGCGAACGTGGCTAAAGAGATTTGTCAGCATGCGAAGCTCTTGCCTTCGAAGCGGCCTGTGGACTTGGGGCGTGAGCAGGTGGAGTCGCTTTACGAGGCGATTCAGAAGACGAAGATTATTGCGCCGTCAACGGATTGTATTAGTCCAATCGGGGCTGACGTGTTGGAGAAGGGGCTGCGCAAGGAAGTGAATGCGGAGTTTTATGCTGCGGTGACAAGGCCTCCTGCGGTGTATCGGGGAAACCCGTTCCAGATTGAGTGCGCTGTCGCGTATGGAGGCGCGCAGCCAGGTGATAAGCAGGCAACGCTTCTTCGGTTTGCGAACCGCGTCCCTCTTTTGTATCAGCAAGGGGCGTGTGCCATGACGAAGGCAGTTGTGCAGACGAAGTGGTCAGCGTATGGTTTGAAGCAGTCGAACGGGAGCTTGCCTGTAGCGCCGTTGACGATTGTTGTGCATATTGCAAGCGTGTGGGTCCCGTTCACGTCAGAGTCGAAGGAAGCCATTGCGCAGTATCCTGAGATTATTAAGGAGATGAAGCTGGCGTTGCAAGAAGTTGGGAGGCGGCTCGGGTCGTATGTTCGAAAGAAGTACCGTGTTCGTGATGAGCTCAAAAAGCGGGCGTTTATTGAGAAGTATTTGCCTCACATGGCGGGCGCGTTGCAGGAATTGCTTGATTTGGATGAGAAAGAGAAGGAACGGCTTGAAAAGGAATTGGAGCGTATTTTAGAGCAGAAGAGGGGGAAGATTGAGTCGCTAGAGTTTGACGCGAGCAAGAACGTGGAGTTTGATGAGGCCTTTGCCAAGATTGGCCGTGGTGAAGATGAAGAAGAAGTTGAATAA
- a CDS encoding uracil-DNA glycosylase, giving the protein MNNTAHTTGATNTTNAQALARLKERIQQELDCPLKHAATNLVFGKGNPDADIIFIGEAPGEQEDKAGEPFVGRAGKELDKLLHSIGLSLRDIYIANILKYRPPNNRDPTLEEIQRHTPYLIEQILIIKPTIIATLGNFATKFFLANQNPHHMRRVSGISALHGKPRHTTINGRHFIIFPLYHPASMLYKPPLRATLEEDFQRLRRLITAERAAQSTQQSLTNYS; this is encoded by the coding sequence GTGAACAACACAGCACACACTACCGGCGCAACAAACACCACCAACGCGCAGGCCCTCGCCCGCCTCAAAGAACGAATACAACAAGAGCTCGACTGCCCCCTCAAACACGCAGCGACCAACCTCGTCTTCGGCAAAGGCAACCCCGACGCAGATATTATCTTCATCGGAGAAGCACCTGGAGAACAAGAAGACAAAGCAGGCGAGCCCTTCGTCGGAAGAGCAGGAAAAGAACTCGACAAGCTCCTCCACAGCATCGGCCTCTCACTCCGCGACATTTACATCGCCAACATCCTCAAATACCGGCCGCCAAACAACCGAGACCCCACTCTTGAAGAAATTCAACGGCACACACCCTACCTCATCGAACAAATCCTCATCATTAAACCAACTATTATTGCAACCTTAGGCAACTTCGCAACAAAATTCTTCCTCGCAAACCAAAACCCCCACCACATGCGGCGCGTTAGCGGCATTAGCGCCCTCCACGGCAAGCCACGCCACACAACCATTAACGGCCGGCACTTCATCATCTTCCCCCTCTACCACCCCGCTTCCATGCTCTACAAGCCACCTCTGCGCGCAACGCTGGAAGAAGACTTCCAACGCTTACGGCGCCTGATCACGGCCGAACGCGCCGCCCAAAGCACCCAGCAAAGCCTCACCAACTACTCGTAA
- a CDS encoding dUTP diphosphatase → MNNEERRQKLVIPVKKLTDSATLPTYAKEDDAGLDLYSTHEATILPGERALIKTGIALAIPQGHAGLIWPRSGLSAKHGIDVLAGVVDAGYRGEVGVVLLNTGKNAVTLRKGERVAQLLIQPVNHAELKEVDTLPESQRAQGGFGSTGK, encoded by the coding sequence ATGAACAACGAAGAACGCCGACAAAAGCTCGTCATTCCTGTTAAGAAACTCACTGACAGCGCCACCCTGCCCACCTACGCAAAAGAAGACGACGCAGGCCTTGACCTGTACAGCACCCACGAAGCAACCATTCTCCCCGGCGAGCGCGCACTCATCAAGACAGGCATCGCACTCGCCATCCCGCAAGGCCACGCCGGCCTGATCTGGCCGCGCTCCGGCCTCTCGGCAAAGCACGGCATTGACGTCCTCGCCGGCGTCGTCGACGCTGGTTACCGCGGCGAAGTCGGCGTCGTCCTCCTCAACACTGGAAAGAACGCCGTAACGCTACGAAAAGGAGAACGCGTCGCGCAGCTCCTCATTCAACCCGTCAACCACGCAGAACTCAAAGAAGTAGACACGCTTCCTGAGAGCCAACGCGCACAAGGAGGCTTTGGGAGCACGGGCAAATAA
- the xth gene encoding exodeoxyribonuclease III, with product MPESEWKLLSWNVNGIRAVEKKGFVAFVERERPDVLCVQETKIHEPHPLPLKGFVQFWNCAERRGYSGTALFSKRKPLKVAYDFGEHAGEGRVITAEFDWFFVVNVYVPNAQHGLPRLPYRMKWDRDFLQYLRSLRKKKPVVVCGDFNVAHKEIDLKNPGANRKNPGFTDEERAGMDAYIKAGFVDSFREFEKGPGHYTWWSYRFNARARNIGWRIDYVLVSEELRPFLKKAFILKDVQGSDHCPVGVVLDLGGLKEALGKR from the coding sequence GTGCCGGAGTCTGAGTGGAAGTTGTTGTCGTGGAACGTGAATGGTATTCGTGCAGTAGAGAAGAAAGGTTTTGTGGCGTTTGTGGAGCGGGAGCGTCCTGATGTGCTTTGTGTGCAGGAGACGAAGATTCATGAGCCGCACCCTCTTCCTTTGAAGGGGTTTGTGCAGTTTTGGAATTGTGCAGAGCGCAGAGGGTATAGCGGGACGGCGCTTTTTTCAAAGCGCAAACCGTTGAAGGTCGCGTATGATTTTGGAGAGCACGCGGGAGAAGGAAGGGTTATCACAGCGGAGTTTGACTGGTTTTTTGTGGTCAACGTGTATGTTCCAAACGCGCAACACGGGCTTCCTCGTCTTCCGTACCGTATGAAGTGGGACAGGGATTTTTTGCAGTACTTGCGTTCTCTTCGGAAAAAAAAGCCTGTTGTCGTTTGCGGAGATTTTAACGTGGCGCATAAGGAAATTGATTTGAAAAACCCCGGGGCGAACAGGAAGAATCCTGGCTTTACTGATGAGGAGCGAGCAGGGATGGATGCGTACATCAAGGCGGGATTTGTTGATTCGTTTCGCGAGTTTGAGAAAGGGCCAGGGCATTACACGTGGTGGAGCTATCGCTTTAACGCGAGGGCGAGGAATATTGGTTGGCGTATTGATTATGTGCTCGTCAGTGAGGAGCTCCGGCCGTTCTTGAAGAAGGCGTTCATTTTGAAGGATGTGCAGGGCTCGGATCACTGTCCTGTCGGCGTCGTGCTTGATCTGGGCGGGTTGAAGGAAGCGTTGGGGAAGCGTTGA
- a CDS encoding MGMT family protein: protein MLQGVSVFSRKCYERLLQVPAGRVTTYSELARSLGSKGFRAVGRAMNKNPFAPHVPCHRVVASDGSVGGFARGVAKKVALLRREGVEVRQGKVVDFEKVFFRFERET from the coding sequence ATTCTCCAAGGCGTTTCTGTTTTTTCTCGGAAGTGTTATGAGCGTTTACTGCAAGTTCCTGCTGGTCGTGTGACGACGTACAGCGAGCTTGCGAGGTCGTTGGGTTCGAAAGGCTTTCGTGCAGTTGGGCGGGCGATGAATAAGAATCCGTTCGCCCCGCACGTCCCGTGCCATCGGGTGGTGGCCAGTGATGGTAGCGTTGGGGGGTTCGCTCGCGGCGTTGCGAAGAAGGTGGCGTTGCTGCGCAGAGAGGGTGTGGAAGTGCGCCAGGGAAAGGTGGTTGATTTTGAGAAAGTGTTCTTTCGGTTTGAGAGGGAGACGTGA
- a CDS encoding RNA-processing protein (similar to yeast Dim2p protein that is essential for 40S ribosomal subunit; structural studies show binding to 3' end of 16S rRNA in complex with archaeal IF2 alpha): MEFSYSLKIPKERVAVLIGQKGSVKKELEEECHAQIEVDSREGEVVVSGEDSVQLYALKEVVHAIARGFHPDVAKLLLRQDFAFELISIADYAKEKNQVVRVRGRVIGAGGKARRTIEELTETHVMVYGKTVGIIGRVEDVPIAKRAVESLLEGSTHAAVYRWLEKHRRIARREALKDW, from the coding sequence ATGGAGTTTTCCTATTCCTTAAAAATCCCCAAGGAGCGCGTGGCCGTGTTGATTGGCCAGAAAGGCAGTGTGAAGAAGGAGTTGGAGGAGGAATGCCACGCGCAAATAGAAGTTGATTCTCGTGAAGGAGAGGTGGTGGTGAGCGGAGAGGATTCTGTTCAGTTATACGCGCTCAAGGAAGTGGTCCACGCCATTGCGCGCGGGTTTCATCCGGATGTTGCGAAGTTGTTGCTAAGGCAAGACTTTGCCTTCGAGCTCATCTCCATTGCGGATTACGCGAAGGAGAAGAATCAAGTCGTGCGCGTGCGCGGAAGGGTTATCGGGGCTGGCGGGAAGGCTCGAAGGACTATTGAGGAGCTGACCGAGACGCACGTGATGGTGTATGGGAAGACGGTGGGGATTATTGGGCGGGTTGAGGATGTGCCCATTGCTAAGCGTGCTGTTGAGTCCTTGCTGGAGGGGAGTACGCATGCTGCAGTGTATCGGTGGTTGGAGAAGCACAGAAGGATTGCTCGGCGTGAAGCGTTGAAGGATTGGTGA